The Triticum urartu cultivar G1812 chromosome 5, Tu2.1, whole genome shotgun sequence genome contains the following window.
TTTGACATGATTGAACATCAAACAATTAAAGACATTTTGTTTTCCAGGGGCTTTGGTTCCAGGTGGCTTATGTGGATGCACATGATCTTCTCTTCTGGTTTCTCCTCCATGCTCCTAAATGGGGTCCCCGGGAAATTATTTAAGTGCATGAGAGGGGTCAGACAAGGGGATCCTCTTTCTCCCCTGTTATTTGTACTTGTTGTTGATCTTCTTCAGTCCATTTTAAGTTCTGACATGCAAACTTCTCTCATCAGTTAGCTTATTATTACACCCCACTACCAAGATTTCCCTATGATACAATATGCAGATGACACAATTCTCATCATGCATGCATGCTTTATGACATCTTGAACAAATCAAATGTTTGCTTATGCACTACTCACCTTATGCTGGCCTGATGATTATTTCTAATAAATCAGTAATGGTCGCAATCAATACCAATCCTGCATCTATTCAAACTCTAGCCAATTCATTTGGCCCCAAAGTGGGGAGCTTCCCTTTTACTTGGTTGGGTCTACCTCTAGGGTTGACAAAGCCAAGAATTGAAGATTTTGTGTCGGACATGCAAATGATTGAAAGAAAAGTAAGTGTCAACTCCACTCTCCTCTTCTATGGTGATAAATTAACTCTCATCAAGTTTTTTTCAGCCTAGCAGCATTTTTCATGTGCACCTAACTCTCCCTATGAGGGTGTTTGAGCAGATCAACAAGTACCTCAGGCATTGCTTCTGGAGAAAATATGACATGGAGGATAAATGAACTGCACTGATTAGCTTGGACAAAGTTTTCATGCCTAAAGATCAAGGAGGTCTTGGAGTTTTGAATCTGGCTCAACACAACAAATGCCTATTGATGAAGCATCTACAAAAATTTCTTAACAGACGGGAAATCCCCTGGGTTCAACTCATTTGGCACACTTGCTACTTAGATAAAATGGTGACTGATAGACCGGTGAGATCTTCCTGGTGGAAAAGCATTCTGaaactccccccccccctctacaAACAAATATCAAGGGCAACCATTGGTGATGCTAAATCTATTCTCTTATGGCATGATGATTGGAGGGCTTTACCTTTAAGGAATTGTTTCCTGAACTCTATTCCTTTTCCATCAGCCAACAAGTTTCCGTTAATGAGATGATGACCTTTAAAGACCCCTCCAAGCTTTTCCATATACCTCTGTCTTCTCAAGCTTTCTAGCAATATCACACTACACAGCACATCTTGGGAGCCATCCAATTACATGATGAACAAGATAAATGGAAATACCCATAGAATAATTATGCCTTCTTATCCATTAAGATGTATATGTACATAACAAGTGGCCCTCCTCCTGCTTTCATTTTCAAAAAAATATGGAAGAATGGCACAATGTTCAGATATAAAATTTTCTTCTAGCTTCTCTCGCATGACAGAGCAAACACAAGAAACCCGCTTCATAGAAAATCATTCCATTTACCATCCTATTCATGTGATCCTTGCAACACTTCATCCGAAGAAACTATCGTTCACCTATTTTGCGACTGCACATTTGCACTGGAGTATTGGGATTGCTTGATTATTAACCTGAAGAGAGGCATTTTTTTTCTGAAACaaggcaaaagatttgccattTCATTGATTAAGAAGGAAGTTGCAGACAAAAGCCGCAAAGCGGCTAAAAGAAAAACAATAAGAGGTCTACTCTCACGGCATTACAATAGGCATTTCAACCGTGAATAAAATCATGCTCACTTCACAAGAACTACCTTCAAATTTGCTATCAAAATTATCATTATGGCCTGCTGGAATATTTGGATGCAGCCAAATTCTAAGATTTTCAAAGCTATTTCCCAATCAATCACTTCATGAAACAAACAACCGAGAAATGACCTTCCGCTGGTCAAGCACCGAATCAAGTTGAAGTTTCCAGAGGCTTTTATTAACTAGATTGACCAGAACCTCGCAATACTTTAGGATTCCCAAGAACTGGTGTTGGCTAGATTAGTCTTTTGGGGTTTTGTTTGTAATATATGtacatttttatttatttttgatatATAAACAATATACCGTAGAATGATTGCTCTATGATTTTTTGTTAAAAAACATTATGTATAAGTAAGTAATTAGGTGTTATTTATCATTAAGGATCAATACAGCCATGGCGGTGGTCAAAGTTGAGCCACACGAAAAATGTATATTCGAAAAAGGAGGTCCAAAGATATTAAAATTTCTGCCTTTTTTCTTTGAGAAACTGTGATTAAAGAATAGTTCATTTTCCTCCtcctccacccccccccccccccccccccccacattTTTTTTTCTCTCCATATTTTCTTCGAATAAAGGAGGTGTTACGAGGTTGTTTCTAAAAAAAGTTGAATTTCTTTCATTCCACTCTAGGCATGTTGTTCTACCGTTGTATACTTTTTTTTCTCATCACTTGTACTTTATTTTTGCTTAATAAAGTGTACTTTATTTTGCTTAATAGAGTGAGAAGGGATGCGAGGCTTTTTGCCTTACGGTGTACAGTCCAAGTCATTTTTTTTCTAGAAATCCATATTTGATGAGTGAAATTGATCATGAACTTGACGCTTGCTTCAAACTACATCGTTTATTAACTGTTAGCagtcatgtactccctccgttctaaattactcgtcgcagaaatatATGTATTTAGAATTAAAATACAGCTACATACAACCATACCTGCGATAAATAATTCAGAACGGACAGAGTACATTGTAATAATTTGAAAATTATGCAACTTTAAGTTTCTCCTTCTCATTAATTTTGTGGTATCTTTGATCCTCCGGTTGTATTGTCTTTCCTTCTCGTCTCTCAGCTGTGACTACAATGCCCATATTTACTGATTATACTCCTTCCAGAAAGAAAtgcaagagtgtttagatcactaccACTTTAATGATTTAAATGCTTTTATATTTCTTTAGTATCTCACAAATGGTCTACGCATATATAGATGACTTAGCAGTTTATATAGAGGCGAAAGGCTAGAAGGTTAGCTAGAGAGATAATGATTAAATTAAGCATGATCATTCTTAGGTCTTAGCACACTTAGCACTATATCATGCATCTAAATGTACAGATGAACGAGCTAATTAAGCCTGGCTCCAGAAAACCTAAAAGAACTCCTTAATAACCACTTAATTCTCCGGTCCCCTTTGGGGCCAACTAAACCTTGTCAAGAGCTTCCCCATGCACCCACCGTGTTCCCCAGCTTCCTCTGCTTCCCGCCGCACCACCGACGTGCCCCGCTGCCGCCGAGCGCCGGTCCAACGCCGCTGCCACCTTTGAGACCATCGTGCCCGGCGCCTCCGTTCCCATCATCGCGCGGTCTCTTCGTGCCCACACCCAGAGCCGCTGGCAGCCTCCTGCCCCGGATCGCCTGAACGACTCTGAGCAGCATCATGACGCCCTCGACGTTGAGGCTCCACCAGCCCGGGCCGTTGCCACGGCGGGCCTCGCGGCGGGGCGCGTTCGTCCGGCTCGTCTCGATGGCGTCGAGCAGGTCGGACACGACGGACTTACTCGGCAGCGCCGCGGCGAAGGCAGTGGGGAGTGCGCTTGTGCCGCGAACAGCGCCAGCGCCGACACCGGCACCGAGGGTGATTGTCAGGTGCCGCgcgggctggagcgcgccggcGAGCAGGGAACGGTTGAGCAGCTTCACAACGGCCGACGTGCGCACGGCGCGCTCCATCTGCCTGGCGCTGCCGATGGCGGCAGGCGCGTCGGCGGTTGCCCGGCCGGGCATCGTAGTGGGCCTCCCGAGGCGCTGTATCCTAGCGTGTGCGCGAACCCATGGGTTCCAGTGCTGGCTCTGCTGGTCGCCGGCTTCTTCTCCACCTGAACATAATCGAACAGTACAAACAAATTAATTACTTGCGGTTGCGGTACGATCTAGGCACTGGCACATCCAAGAAAGAAAAAGTTGGGTCTCTCTCTAGGGTCGACGCGTCTCAATGCAACATAAAGTCAAGAGATTCGTGCATGTGTATTGCTTAATGTTAAAATTTGGACCATATACTGCGATACATGCTAGGTAGAATATACACTAAGCAACCTAATACCCATGCAAACTAGATAGGAGTATGTGCAACAATGTAGTTACCTTCTGCATTGGAGAGATCCTGGTACGCGCAGAACCGAGAGAAGATCTCGGCCAGTGTGGCGCATTTCCTCTCCGCGGCCCCGGAGCCGACGGCGTCGTCCGGCGGCACGACGACTGCGTAGAAGAACCCCGGCAGCTCGAAGACGAAGACGCGGGCGTCAACGCGCGCAACGAGTGCGTCCCTGGCGAGCATCCACTGGTGGTCACCGACGGTGCAAGAGGCCATGGACACGGGGTGGCCCTCGACCCGGATCATGTGCACCGACAGTTCGCCAGAGCGGAACAGCTGCGAACCCTCGAACCGGTCGCCACAGAGAACGAAGAGGCTCACCGGCGAGCCCTGGGCGGCGAGTAGCTGCGTGTCCCTGCCCATGCGGT
Protein-coding sequences here:
- the LOC125556051 gene encoding uncharacterized protein LOC125556051; translated protein: MASRGGGGAHASRPPLRVGRTKEYRMGRDTQLLAAQGSPVSLFVLCGDRFEGSQLFRSGELSVHMIRVEGHPVSMASCTVGDHQWMLARDALVARVDARVFVFELPGFFYAVVVPPDDAVGSGAAERKCATLAEIFSRFCAYQDLSNAEGGEEAGDQQSQHWNPWVRAHARIQRLGRPTTMPGRATADAPAAIGSARQMERAVRTSAVVKLLNRSLLAGALQPARHLTITLGAGVGAGAVRGTSALPTAFAAALPSKSVVSDLLDAIETSRTNAPRREARRGNGPGWWSLNVEGVMMLLRVVQAIRGRRLPAALGVGTKRPRDDGNGGAGHDGLKGGSGVGPALGGSGARRWCGGKQRKLGNTVGAWGSS